The Hyphomicrobium sp. MC1 genome window below encodes:
- the phaR gene encoding polyhydroxyalkanoate synthesis repressor PhaR, with product MLTNPDPQTQAPKKEAVVIKKYANRRLYNTETSTYVTLEDLAKMVRGDRDFVVYDAKNGDDLTHAVLTQIIVEQESREGGQALLPIPFLRQLIRFYDDSIARMVPSYLQFSLEHLAKEQSRFREQFASAFSNPAAAFEFYQQQARQNMAMFEQAMSMWASFGSPGSGKPGEGQPSSAPAATTESTGDRNELDELKSQLSAMQQKIEKLSQSRP from the coding sequence ATGTTGACCAACCCAGATCCTCAAACGCAGGCGCCTAAAAAAGAAGCGGTCGTTATTAAGAAGTACGCCAACAGGCGGCTCTATAACACCGAGACGAGCACCTACGTGACGCTCGAAGATCTCGCGAAGATGGTTCGCGGCGATCGGGACTTCGTCGTTTACGATGCCAAGAACGGCGATGATCTTACTCACGCAGTTCTGACGCAGATCATCGTTGAACAGGAAAGCCGTGAAGGCGGACAGGCCTTGCTGCCGATTCCGTTCCTCCGCCAGCTCATTCGTTTTTACGATGATAGCATCGCGCGGATGGTGCCGAGCTACCTGCAGTTCAGCCTCGAGCATCTGGCGAAAGAGCAATCGCGGTTCCGCGAGCAGTTCGCATCGGCGTTTTCCAATCCGGCCGCGGCCTTCGAGTTCTATCAGCAGCAGGCTCGCCAAAACATGGCGATGTTCGAGCAGGCCATGTCGATGTGGGCGTCGTTCGGGTCGCCCGGCAGCGGCAAGCCTGGCGAAGGTCAGCCGTCTTCCGCGCCAGCCGCGACGACAGAATCTACGGGAGACCGCAACGAGCTCGACGAACTCAAGTCGCAGCTTTCAGCCATGCAGCAGAAGATCGAGAAGCTCTCGCAGTCGCGTCCCTAA
- a CDS encoding acetyl-CoA C-acetyltransferase translates to MSQDASTIVIAGAARTPVGSFNGALASLPASKLGEIAIKAALQRANVPAGDVSEVILGQVLTAAQGQGPARQASVGAGIPVDSPAWGINQICGSGLRAVALGMQQIQTGAASIVVAGGQESMSQSTHAAHMRDGTKMGDMKLIDTMVKDGLWDAFNNYHMGTTAENVARQWQITREEQDKFAVASQNKAEAARKAGKFKDEIIPVTIKGRKGDTVVEQDEYIKDGVTYDSVAKLRPAFDPKEGTVTAANASGINDGAAVVVLMSAEEAKKRGIKPLARIVSWATTGVDPSIMGTGPISASKKALEKAGWSVNDLDLIEANEAFAAQAIAVNKGLGWDTDKVNVNGGAIAIGHPIGASGARILNTLVYEMQRRDAKKGLATLCIGGGMGVAMCVARD, encoded by the coding sequence ATGAGCCAAGACGCTTCGACGATCGTTATTGCGGGTGCCGCGCGTACACCCGTCGGTTCCTTCAACGGAGCGCTGGCCTCGCTGCCGGCCTCGAAGCTTGGAGAGATTGCGATCAAAGCCGCGCTCCAGCGTGCGAACGTGCCGGCAGGCGACGTTTCCGAAGTGATCCTCGGTCAGGTTTTGACCGCCGCTCAGGGCCAGGGCCCGGCGCGTCAGGCGTCGGTCGGCGCCGGCATCCCGGTTGATTCCCCGGCTTGGGGCATCAATCAGATTTGCGGCTCGGGCCTGCGCGCCGTCGCTCTCGGCATGCAGCAGATCCAGACCGGCGCAGCGTCGATCGTCGTCGCGGGCGGTCAGGAAAGCATGAGCCAGTCGACCCACGCCGCGCACATGCGCGACGGCACCAAGATGGGCGACATGAAATTGATCGACACGATGGTAAAGGACGGCCTCTGGGACGCCTTCAACAACTATCACATGGGCACGACGGCCGAGAACGTCGCGCGCCAGTGGCAGATCACGCGTGAAGAGCAGGACAAATTCGCCGTTGCCTCGCAGAACAAAGCTGAAGCCGCGCGCAAGGCTGGCAAGTTCAAGGACGAGATCATCCCCGTCACCATTAAGGGCCGCAAGGGCGACACGGTCGTCGAGCAGGACGAATACATCAAGGACGGCGTCACCTACGATAGCGTCGCCAAGCTGCGTCCGGCCTTCGATCCGAAAGAGGGCACCGTCACCGCCGCCAACGCGTCCGGCATCAACGACGGTGCGGCCGTCGTCGTGCTGATGAGCGCCGAGGAAGCCAAGAAGCGCGGGATCAAGCCGCTCGCTCGCATCGTCTCGTGGGCGACGACCGGTGTCGATCCGTCGATCATGGGCACCGGCCCGATCTCGGCGTCGAAGAAGGCACTCGAGAAGGCCGGTTGGTCGGTCAACGATCTCGACCTGATCGAAGCCAACGAAGCGTTCGCCGCGCAGGCGATCGCCGTGAACAAGGGCCTTGGCTGGGATACCGACAAGGTCAACGTCAACGGCGGTGCGATTGCCATCGGTCATCCGATCGGCGCCTCGGGCGCGCGCATCCTGAACACGCTCGTCTATGAGATGCAGCGCCGCGATGCCAAGAAGGGTCTCGCCACGCTGTGCATCGGCGGCGGCATGGGCGTCGCCATGTGCGTCGCCCGCGACTGA
- the mtgA gene encoding monofunctional biosynthetic peptidoglycan transglycosylase, with product MSLQPPRPLPARAFRPEPSTSPAPALAMPAGSHAHAAAGTLSADAIFSEIDAEASSRSLSAIETAAAEALREIKPHKPLDIAELVLPSPTAAASTDLGHMIPQRMFEPHFQTPPQAASDGLRIDTAMRPEPLRADDAGIEPATAVDRPPQPSGSVWALLKRGLKLLAWIAIGWLALVLALIVAYRFVNPPASMLMLQHWLTGQPVVQEWVPFGQISPNIVRAVILSEDARFCQHPGVDLEAIEEAIENTDGRARGGSTISMQVVKNLFLWPSKSYVRKAIELPLTYLTEVIWSKRRIMEIYLNIAQWGPGIFGIGAAAEHHFDKPARSLSVRDAARLAVSLPNPLERNAGRPGPGLQRLANAIQVRMRLAPSGQFACVLPRRPY from the coding sequence ATGTCGCTGCAGCCGCCGCGGCCGCTGCCTGCGCGCGCCTTTCGGCCTGAGCCGAGCACATCGCCCGCGCCTGCTCTCGCGATGCCTGCGGGCAGCCATGCGCATGCTGCGGCTGGCACGCTCTCGGCAGACGCTATCTTTTCCGAGATTGACGCTGAAGCCTCGTCACGATCGCTCTCAGCAATCGAAACGGCGGCCGCGGAGGCGCTCCGCGAAATCAAGCCCCACAAGCCCCTCGATATTGCCGAACTCGTGCTGCCGTCCCCCACAGCCGCCGCGAGCACCGATCTCGGCCATATGATCCCGCAGCGGATGTTCGAGCCGCATTTCCAGACGCCCCCTCAGGCAGCTTCGGACGGCCTTCGCATCGACACGGCTATGCGCCCCGAACCGCTAAGGGCAGACGACGCGGGAATAGAACCCGCCACCGCTGTAGATCGCCCTCCGCAGCCCTCTGGAAGCGTTTGGGCACTCTTGAAGCGCGGATTGAAGCTGCTGGCCTGGATCGCCATCGGCTGGCTGGCGCTCGTTCTGGCGCTGATCGTGGCTTATCGTTTCGTCAATCCTCCGGCCTCGATGCTGATGCTGCAGCATTGGCTCACCGGCCAGCCCGTGGTCCAGGAATGGGTGCCGTTCGGTCAGATTTCGCCGAACATCGTTCGTGCCGTCATACTCAGTGAAGATGCTCGCTTCTGCCAGCATCCCGGAGTCGATCTCGAAGCGATCGAGGAAGCGATAGAAAACACGGATGGCCGCGCGCGGGGCGGCAGCACGATCTCGATGCAGGTCGTGAAAAACCTGTTTCTGTGGCCGTCCAAGAGTTACGTCCGCAAGGCCATCGAGCTGCCGCTGACCTATCTAACGGAGGTGATCTGGTCGAAGCGCCGGATCATGGAAATTTACCTCAATATCGCCCAGTGGGGGCCGGGCATTTTCGGCATCGGCGCGGCGGCCGAACATCATTTCGATAAGCCAGCCCGAAGCCTGTCGGTCCGGGACGCGGCGCGCTTGGCCGTGTCGCTGCCTAACCCATTGGAGCGAAACGCCGGCCGGCCGGGGCCGGGGCTTCAGCGCCTTGCCAATGCAATCCAAGTCCGGATGCGGCTCGCCCCATCGGGTCAGTTCGCTTGCGTCCTGCCCAGAAGGCCCTATTAA
- a CDS encoding bifunctional diguanylate cyclase/phosphodiesterase, producing the protein MVSAPNADENGTGPAPEARPQSASPDSPDPLTETEGLDLVGILSSIEETAYVWDLTTGRVEWESNAADILGVRDMSKIATGAAYHALIAPEHLNSRLEALSRSVGADRVRGVPYRLQYRLRPNGQRSEHEIRVEDQGRWWPGADGHAARARGVIRIISEEYLEQQRLLVRNDLDELTGLLNRTRLTEALGAVLARAERHYQPCAFLMISVNNLAVINETFGIEIGDQVIAAVGRRIREKLRGGDVIGRYSSNKFGIIMLGCGQGALRIAADRFIKAVRETTIKTSVVQLSATISLGGVIIPDQAKSVQDTVNFALRALDVAKSKRFDCFIAHEPSPSAEGNRMRNKSIAEGVIAALDDNRMRLVLQPMISTKTGKAEIYEALLRMERPDGSLVSAGEFVPIAEHLGLSRLIDRRTLELTVDLLKRHRELTLSVNVSGLTCSDLEWVTALRRLTRDRPDVLPRMIVEITETVALEELDQSVNFVDTLNELGCRVAIDDFGAGYTSFKNLKRLNVDMVKIDGAFVKNLADDTSDQIFVKTMIELANTFGMETVAEWVGDERSARFLKSAGITYMQGYYYGMPFDSTDYVEAA; encoded by the coding sequence GTGGTTTCCGCGCCGAATGCTGACGAAAATGGTACCGGCCCGGCTCCAGAGGCTCGGCCGCAGTCAGCCTCGCCAGATAGTCCCGATCCGTTGACTGAGACCGAAGGGCTCGATCTCGTCGGCATCCTGTCGTCGATCGAGGAGACGGCCTACGTCTGGGATCTGACTACCGGCCGCGTCGAGTGGGAAAGCAATGCGGCTGACATCCTCGGCGTCAGAGACATGAGCAAGATCGCGACGGGTGCCGCCTATCACGCTCTGATTGCACCCGAGCATCTGAATTCTCGCCTGGAAGCTTTGTCACGCAGCGTCGGCGCCGACCGCGTACGCGGCGTGCCCTATCGTCTGCAATACCGGCTGCGTCCAAACGGCCAGCGCAGCGAACATGAGATCCGCGTCGAAGATCAGGGCCGCTGGTGGCCCGGCGCCGACGGCCATGCGGCGCGTGCGCGTGGCGTCATTCGCATCATCTCCGAGGAATACCTGGAACAGCAGCGCCTGCTCGTTCGCAACGATCTCGACGAATTGACTGGTCTGCTCAACCGCACGCGCCTGACCGAAGCCTTGGGTGCCGTGCTCGCCCGCGCCGAGCGGCACTATCAGCCGTGCGCCTTCCTGATGATCTCGGTCAACAATTTGGCCGTTATCAACGAGACGTTCGGTATCGAAATCGGCGACCAGGTCATCGCTGCGGTTGGCCGCCGCATTCGCGAAAAGCTGCGCGGCGGAGACGTCATCGGCCGGTATTCGTCCAACAAGTTCGGGATCATTATGCTCGGCTGCGGACAAGGCGCGCTTCGCATTGCCGCCGACCGCTTCATTAAAGCCGTGCGCGAGACCACGATCAAAACCTCAGTCGTCCAATTGTCGGCGACGATCTCTCTGGGCGGCGTCATCATTCCCGACCAAGCGAAATCGGTGCAGGACACGGTGAACTTCGCGCTGCGCGCCCTCGATGTCGCCAAATCGAAACGCTTCGATTGCTTTATCGCGCACGAGCCGTCGCCGTCGGCCGAAGGCAACCGCATGCGCAACAAATCGATCGCCGAGGGCGTCATTGCCGCGCTCGACGACAACCGCATGCGTCTCGTCCTGCAGCCGATGATTTCGACGAAAACCGGCAAGGCCGAGATCTACGAAGCGTTGCTCCGCATGGAGCGTCCCGATGGCAGCCTCGTCTCGGCCGGCGAATTCGTGCCGATCGCCGAGCATCTCGGGCTCTCGCGTCTGATCGACCGCCGGACATTGGAGCTGACGGTCGATCTGCTGAAGCGGCACCGCGAACTGACGCTGTCCGTGAATGTCTCCGGCTTGACCTGTTCCGATCTCGAATGGGTGACGGCGCTGCGCCGTCTGACCCGGGATCGCCCCGACGTGTTGCCGCGGATGATCGTCGAGATCACGGAAACCGTTGCGCTCGAAGAACTCGATCAATCGGTGAATTTCGTCGATACGTTGAACGAGTTGGGCTGCCGTGTCGCCATCGACGATTTCGGCGCCGGTTACACGTCATTTAAGAATTTGAAGCGGCTCAACGTCGACATGGTCAAGATCGACGGCGCCTTCGTCAAAAATCTTGCCGACGACACGAGCGATCAGATCTTCGTCAAGACGATGATCGAACTCGCCAATACGTTCGGTATGGAGACGGTTGCCGAGTGGGTGGGAGACGAGCGCTCTGCCCGTTTTCTGAAGAGCGCCGGAATAACCTACATGCAAGGTTATTATTACGGCATGCCGTTCGACAGCACCGACTACGTCGAAGCCGCCTGA
- the rpmF gene encoding 50S ribosomal protein L32 has product MAVPRKKTSPMKRGQRRSHDALTARAYVEDKDSGERRRPHHIDLKSGKYRGRQILPPANEE; this is encoded by the coding sequence ATGGCAGTTCCACGCAAAAAAACGTCCCCGATGAAGCGGGGGCAGCGCCGTTCGCACGACGCCCTGACCGCCCGGGCGTACGTGGAAGACAAGGACAGCGGCGAACGCCGCCGTCCGCACCACATCGACCTCAAGTCGGGTAAGTACCGCGGCCGCCAGATTCTGCCGCCGGCCAACGAAGAGTAA
- a CDS encoding NYN domain-containing protein produces the protein MKRESLGPVLTTVFVDYDNIYLSLKRKNEDAAKRFAKDSGVWLQGIVSGELITATNGFALSGERRIVMNRCYGNPVPRRNTHDNSTDMNSFPFIRHHFLRSGFEVIDCPPLTAQLKNSADIRIVMDVRDILNHDTYFDEFIILSGDADFTPLLHRLRAHARRTVVFANDHTAQPYTAISDGEIRESDLIALLTSNRAISGETAREIPAPAPAIDVEAARKAILAEVVDFVRSAPQAVPLETLADRAVRIIGRDKTVGTNWGNYGSFRDLLLADLPDDIHLSDTPPYTVFDANRHISATGLIAPQLAAPAVEPQPTPRREYAPEPVRAEPSQVQAQPPRREYTPEPSRIEAQPQQPQRREYAPEPARIEAQPQPTALAPAARIAAPQPAPTPAPALQPTPYQAPAPQQRYIDRTSAPPAPPMAAPRPAPQQAAAPLMPQRPVSQAPAPTYQPEPRRELPRAQAQQPAPPPTVTAAPRNADQATQIQQSIARIHEACQAPALAPAEYRVLFDVMSQEISTNGLQGAQTLVNITQRAREFGLDIKRDDLRFIYDVVSESDPWFEQGTSAGLFASRFRNFVVARCRSQGLSLSADELDLIEAWFSAPQQQQHAQPQQTARQQQQAYGGGRPATPAPQQPISGQLPGAPGAGGERWWNVEGSRQNMPEQRGVDPRGANAYAQQQGESEDEFPRIVRSRFRG, from the coding sequence ATGAAACGCGAGTCCTTAGGGCCCGTCCTTACAACGGTGTTCGTCGATTACGACAACATCTATCTGTCGCTGAAGCGAAAGAACGAAGATGCTGCAAAGCGCTTCGCCAAAGACAGCGGCGTGTGGCTGCAAGGCATTGTATCTGGTGAGCTGATCACCGCGACGAACGGATTTGCGTTGTCGGGCGAACGCCGGATCGTGATGAACCGCTGCTACGGCAATCCAGTGCCGCGCCGAAATACGCACGACAATTCGACGGACATGAATTCGTTTCCGTTTATCCGTCACCATTTCCTGCGCTCGGGCTTCGAGGTGATCGACTGCCCGCCGCTGACCGCGCAGCTCAAGAACTCCGCCGATATCCGCATCGTGATGGACGTGCGCGATATTCTCAATCACGACACGTATTTCGACGAGTTCATCATCCTGTCGGGTGACGCGGATTTCACGCCGTTGCTGCATCGCCTGCGTGCGCATGCACGGCGGACGGTGGTCTTCGCGAACGATCATACGGCGCAGCCCTACACAGCGATCAGCGACGGCGAAATTCGCGAGTCGGATCTCATCGCGCTGCTGACGAGCAACCGGGCCATCTCGGGCGAGACTGCACGGGAAATTCCGGCGCCTGCACCGGCCATCGACGTCGAGGCTGCGCGCAAAGCGATCCTGGCTGAGGTCGTCGATTTCGTTCGCAGTGCGCCGCAGGCCGTACCGCTGGAAACGCTTGCGGATCGCGCCGTGCGCATCATCGGTCGCGACAAGACGGTCGGAACGAACTGGGGCAACTATGGATCGTTCCGCGATCTGCTGCTCGCCGACCTGCCGGACGACATCCATTTGAGCGATACGCCGCCCTATACGGTGTTCGACGCCAACCGGCACATCTCGGCAACCGGGCTTATTGCTCCGCAGTTGGCCGCACCGGCAGTCGAGCCGCAGCCGACGCCGCGCCGCGAGTATGCACCAGAGCCGGTTCGCGCCGAGCCGTCGCAGGTTCAGGCGCAACCACCGCGGCGCGAATACACGCCGGAACCCTCCCGGATCGAGGCACAGCCGCAACAGCCTCAGCGCCGCGAATACGCACCAGAGCCCGCTCGCATAGAGGCCCAGCCGCAACCGACAGCACTCGCGCCGGCAGCGCGAATTGCAGCGCCTCAGCCGGCTCCTACACCGGCTCCGGCCTTGCAGCCCACCCCTTATCAGGCGCCCGCGCCGCAGCAGCGCTACATCGACCGGACCTCGGCGCCTCCGGCGCCGCCGATGGCCGCGCCGCGACCCGCTCCTCAGCAGGCGGCTGCCCCGTTGATGCCGCAGCGGCCGGTGTCGCAAGCTCCGGCACCGACGTACCAGCCCGAGCCGAGGCGGGAGTTGCCGCGTGCTCAGGCTCAGCAGCCTGCACCGCCGCCGACCGTGACGGCTGCGCCGCGCAATGCCGATCAGGCGACGCAAATCCAGCAGTCCATCGCGCGCATTCACGAAGCGTGTCAGGCTCCGGCGCTGGCGCCTGCCGAATATCGAGTGCTCTTCGACGTCATGTCGCAAGAGATTTCGACGAACGGGCTGCAGGGTGCGCAGACGCTCGTCAACATCACGCAGCGGGCCCGCGAGTTCGGCCTCGACATCAAGCGGGACGATCTGCGCTTCATCTACGACGTGGTGAGCGAGAGCGATCCGTGGTTCGAGCAGGGAACGTCAGCGGGCTTGTTTGCAAGCCGCTTTCGGAACTTCGTTGTCGCGCGCTGCCGCAGCCAGGGCCTCAGTCTGTCGGCCGATGAGCTCGATCTGATCGAAGCGTGGTTTTCGGCCCCGCAGCAACAGCAGCACGCCCAACCGCAGCAGACCGCACGTCAGCAGCAACAGGCTTATGGCGGCGGGCGGCCGGCGACTCCGGCTCCGCAACAGCCGATCTCCGGGCAGCTTCCGGGGGCGCCAGGGGCCGGCGGCGAGCGCTGGTGGAACGTCGAAGGAAGCCGCCAGAACATGCCCGAGCAGCGTGGCGTCGATCCGCGCGGGGCGAACGCTTACGCTCAGCAGCAGGGCGAAAGTGAAGATGAATTTCCGCGTATCGTTCGCTCGCGATTCCGCGGCTAA
- a CDS encoding polyprenyl synthetase family protein: MSQFLVQLGNSATVVEAYLTAALARQESEGTPARLAEAIRHAVLGGGKRFRPFLVFHSAALFGATKEAALPAAGAIECIHCYSLVHDDLPSMDNDELRRGRPTVWKAYDDWTAILVGDALQAFAFELVGRPESNSNPSIRADLVHILAVASGAIGMVGGQQLDLEAGKLSNQPTPTIESIMRLQAMKTGALITAACEMGAVVGGAKPEERAALKTYGEHLGVAFQISDDLLDAEGSSADTGKATGKDAAAGKATLIGMLGIKKARSHLDRSIAAAIAALNVFGEKAEPLADAARLMGRRDS, encoded by the coding sequence GTGTCACAGTTTCTTGTCCAGCTTGGCAACTCTGCAACAGTCGTCGAAGCCTATTTAACCGCTGCTCTCGCCCGACAGGAAAGCGAGGGCACCCCTGCGCGCCTCGCTGAAGCCATCCGCCATGCCGTCCTGGGCGGCGGCAAACGCTTCCGGCCCTTCCTGGTTTTCCACAGCGCTGCGCTATTCGGCGCGACCAAGGAAGCGGCACTCCCGGCTGCGGGAGCCATAGAATGCATCCATTGCTATTCGCTGGTGCACGACGACCTGCCATCGATGGACAATGACGAGCTTCGGCGCGGCCGCCCGACAGTGTGGAAGGCCTATGACGACTGGACCGCCATTCTCGTTGGCGATGCGCTGCAGGCATTTGCTTTTGAGCTGGTTGGACGGCCGGAGAGCAACAGCAATCCGAGTATCAGAGCCGATCTCGTGCACATTCTTGCCGTCGCCTCAGGCGCGATCGGCATGGTCGGCGGCCAGCAACTCGATCTCGAAGCGGGGAAACTCAGCAATCAGCCGACGCCGACGATCGAAAGCATCATGCGATTGCAGGCGATGAAGACCGGCGCGCTGATTACGGCGGCGTGCGAGATGGGTGCCGTCGTTGGTGGTGCGAAGCCGGAGGAACGCGCGGCGCTGAAGACTTATGGCGAGCACCTGGGTGTTGCGTTCCAGATCAGCGACGATCTGCTCGATGCGGAAGGATCAAGCGCCGATACGGGCAAAGCTACCGGCAAGGATGCCGCCGCCGGAAAAGCGACGCTCATCGGCATGCTCGGAATCAAAAAGGCGCGTAGCCACCTCGACCGTTCGATCGCGGCAGCTATCGCAGCCCTCAACGTGTTCGGAGAAAAGGCAGAGCCTCTCGCCGACGCTGCGCGGCTTATGGGCCGCCGCGACAGCTAG
- a CDS encoding NAD(P)/FAD-dependent oxidoreductase, producing the protein MSEGISTLERHIIIGAGPVGLAMAAALKHRGVPFDLIDAAPGVGGNWLHGVYRNAHIVSSKKATEYTDYPMPDDFPDFPSADQMLSYLTDFAKDRGLYANAEFNKQVVHAAPDDAGHWTVKFADGEERTYKGVIVCNGHHWDKRYPTFQGTYTGELLHSKDYVAPHQFDDKRVLVIGGGNSGVDMAVDAGRFGKSCDISLQSGYWYLPKTFLGRPLTDLPIWGLPIFLQRAILKSIIAISIGDYRRYGLPRPKHKIFERHPAFGTDLLNAIRLGRVKPRPAIDHVDGDTVTFVDGTTGTYDMIVAATGFNTTFPFLPEGLVDVKNNVVQVYGGAFPPGLRGLYLVGWAQARNGFGRLITPLSELYARMIALQDELQLPLGTLMESSFTQKLPTSHLVDPEKSRREIRLAHWILPLLKLRDKRMARKEKINADKSGLAARV; encoded by the coding sequence ATGAGCGAAGGTATAAGCACGCTCGAGCGTCACATCATCATTGGCGCAGGCCCTGTGGGTTTAGCGATGGCCGCCGCCTTGAAGCACCGCGGCGTTCCCTTCGATCTGATCGACGCCGCGCCAGGCGTGGGTGGCAACTGGCTGCACGGCGTTTATCGTAACGCGCACATCGTTTCGTCCAAAAAGGCGACGGAATATACCGACTACCCGATGCCGGATGATTTTCCGGATTTTCCGTCGGCCGACCAGATGCTCAGCTATCTGACCGATTTTGCGAAGGATCGCGGACTTTACGCCAACGCCGAATTCAATAAGCAGGTCGTTCACGCCGCGCCGGATGACGCCGGTCATTGGACCGTGAAGTTCGCCGACGGTGAGGAGCGGACGTACAAGGGCGTCATCGTCTGCAACGGCCACCATTGGGATAAGCGCTACCCGACGTTCCAGGGCACCTACACGGGCGAGCTGCTGCACTCGAAGGATTATGTCGCTCCGCACCAGTTCGACGACAAGCGCGTGCTTGTCATCGGCGGCGGCAACTCTGGTGTCGATATGGCTGTCGATGCCGGGCGCTTCGGCAAATCGTGCGATATCAGCTTGCAGTCAGGCTATTGGTATTTGCCGAAAACGTTTCTCGGTCGTCCGCTGACGGACCTTCCGATCTGGGGGCTGCCGATCTTCCTGCAGCGCGCGATCTTGAAATCAATCATCGCCATCAGTATCGGCGACTATCGTCGTTACGGTTTGCCGCGTCCCAAACATAAAATTTTTGAGCGTCATCCTGCGTTCGGAACGGATCTGTTGAATGCCATTCGCCTGGGTCGCGTGAAGCCGCGTCCGGCTATCGATCACGTCGATGGCGACACGGTCACATTCGTCGATGGCACGACCGGCACCTACGACATGATCGTTGCGGCAACGGGCTTCAACACCACATTCCCGTTTCTGCCCGAAGGCCTCGTCGATGTGAAGAATAACGTCGTGCAAGTTTACGGCGGCGCATTTCCGCCAGGATTGCGCGGTCTTTATCTTGTTGGCTGGGCGCAGGCGCGCAACGGTTTCGGTCGATTGATCACGCCGCTCTCTGAACTTTACGCACGTATGATCGCCTTACAGGACGAGCTTCAGCTTCCGCTGGGTACACTCATGGAGAGTTCATTCACGCAGAAACTGCCGACGTCCCATCTCGTCGATCCCGAGAAATCCCGGCGCGAAATTAGGCTCGCACACTGGATATTACCGCTTCTTAAACTGCGGGATAAGCGGATGGCTCGTAAAGAAAAGATCAATGCAGATAAAAGTGGATTAGCGGCGCGAGTCTGA
- a CDS encoding outer membrane protein, whose amino-acid sequence MKSQIAKSLLGGAVLALTASGSAWAADLGPYQPYNPPAAPVVQYSEPSIWQGAYIGINGGYGWSNSTFTKPEGGFGGGQIGYNWQRGNFVFGFEGDFQGADISGSAFDQFGDTAHSSVNWFSTVRGRLGYASGPFLVYGTAGLAVADFDTNVNLAGIGNFRDNDTKAGYAAGGGVEWAFAPNWSMKAEYLYMGFGDDTLSSGDRINNDFQTVRVGLNYKFW is encoded by the coding sequence ATGAAATCGCAAATCGCTAAGTCCCTCTTGGGCGGAGCTGTGCTCGCGTTGACTGCAAGCGGAAGCGCTTGGGCAGCCGATCTCGGTCCTTACCAGCCTTACAATCCGCCGGCGGCTCCAGTTGTTCAGTATAGTGAGCCTTCGATCTGGCAGGGCGCTTATATCGGTATCAACGGCGGCTACGGCTGGTCGAACTCGACTTTCACGAAGCCCGAAGGCGGCTTTGGCGGTGGTCAGATCGGCTATAATTGGCAGCGTGGCAATTTCGTCTTCGGCTTTGAAGGCGATTTCCAGGGCGCGGATATCAGCGGCAGCGCGTTCGATCAGTTCGGTGACACGGCGCATAGCAGTGTGAACTGGTTTTCGACCGTGCGCGGACGTCTCGGATACGCGAGCGGACCGTTCCTGGTTTATGGCACGGCCGGTCTCGCCGTTGCGGACTTCGATACCAACGTCAACCTCGCAGGCATCGGAAACTTCCGCGACAACGACACCAAGGCTGGCTATGCAGCCGGCGGCGGTGTCGAGTGGGCGTTTGCTCCGAACTGGAGCATGAAGGCCGAGTATCTCTACATGGGCTTCGGCGACGATACGCTCTCGAGCGGCGATCGCATCAACAACGACTTCCAGACCGTTCGCGTCGGCTTGAACTACAAGTTCTGGTAA
- the phbB gene encoding acetoacetyl-CoA reductase — protein MARVALVTGGTRGIGHAISIALKSAGYRVAASYAGNDQAAQAFQIETGIPVYKFDVGNYEATEKAVAQIAKDVGPIDVLVNNAGITRDVMFHKMTKQQWDDVIGTNLNGLFNVTRQVWEGMRARKFGRVINISSINGQKGQMGQVNYSASKAGDIGFTKALAQEGARAGITVNVICPGYIATEMVKAVPQEVLEKSILPQIPVGRLGEPNEIARCVVFLASDDAGFITGSTLTANGGQYLAS, from the coding sequence ATGGCACGGGTTGCCCTCGTCACGGGAGGCACGCGCGGCATTGGCCACGCGATTTCGATCGCTCTGAAGAGCGCCGGTTATCGGGTGGCAGCGAGCTACGCTGGTAACGATCAGGCTGCACAAGCCTTTCAGATCGAAACGGGCATTCCCGTCTACAAGTTCGATGTCGGCAACTACGAAGCAACGGAGAAGGCCGTCGCGCAGATCGCGAAAGATGTCGGCCCCATCGACGTGCTCGTGAACAACGCTGGCATCACGCGTGACGTCATGTTCCACAAAATGACGAAGCAGCAGTGGGACGACGTCATCGGCACCAACCTGAACGGTCTTTTTAACGTCACGCGTCAGGTCTGGGAAGGCATGCGCGCGCGCAAGTTCGGCCGCGTCATCAACATCTCGTCCATCAACGGCCAGAAAGGCCAGATGGGCCAAGTGAACTATTCGGCGTCGAAGGCCGGCGACATCGGCTTCACCAAGGCGCTCGCTCAGGAAGGCGCTCGCGCGGGCATTACGGTCAATGTTATCTGCCCCGGTTATATCGCGACCGAAATGGTCAAGGCTGTGCCGCAGGAAGTCCTGGAGAAAAGCATTCTTCCGCAAATTCCCGTCGGCCGTTTGGGCGAGCCGAACGAGATCGCACGCTGCGTCGTGTTCCTGGCGTCCGACGATGCCGGCTTCATCACCGGCTCGACGCTGACAGCCAACGGTGGCCAGTACCTCGCGAGCTAA